A genome region from Labilibaculum antarcticum includes the following:
- a CDS encoding AMP-dependent synthetase/ligase, with amino-acid sequence MEYQHWGKLIRDRIEKYSDRIAMHYKDGKSGEWVGVTWTEFGLEIRQISKALIKMGVEEKQMVAIFSQNMPEWITADLAIMSIRGVTVPIYPTNSTTEAKYIIEDSEAQVVFVGEQEQYNRAMDLIKTVPHVKMVVAFDKNIVLSDLERSMHWDEFLIYGKNSLMGHQFEDRFARAELDDLATLIYTSGTTGEPKGVMIDHNNISSVLVSHDAELNVSDKDISLSFLPLSHVYERIWCFYCFHRGIEIYFNLDPKKIGDAMKEVKPTLMCTVPRIYEKIYAAIQSKSKDASSVKRSLMNWAIKIGKKHNNEYLRFEKKVPSVLALKYKIADKLVLSKLRDIFGGRIKFMPCGGAPLDSTIIEYFHATGLNVKMGYGLTETMATVCLYGDKYIDFNTTGRIIVGTDIKVGDNDEILVKGPGVMRGYYKKPEATAEVMKDGWFCTGDAGQIDENGTVTITDRIKDLMKTSGGKYIAPQKLEKTLVNDQFIEQIAVIGDCRKYVTALAVPAMEPLQKYALQNNIGFDTIEELLGNSQIIEFFEKRFEEMQKEFSRFEQIKKFTLLPKEFSIEAGEITSTLKLKRKVIQEKYKHLIDKMYKE; translated from the coding sequence ATGGAATATCAACATTGGGGCAAATTAATTCGAGATCGGATTGAAAAATATTCAGATCGAATTGCGATGCACTATAAGGATGGCAAAAGTGGCGAATGGGTTGGTGTAACTTGGACTGAATTTGGTTTGGAAATTCGACAAATATCAAAAGCTCTTATTAAAATGGGTGTTGAAGAAAAGCAAATGGTTGCTATCTTTTCACAAAATATGCCAGAATGGATTACGGCCGATTTGGCGATCATGAGTATTCGCGGAGTAACCGTTCCGATTTATCCTACTAATTCTACAACCGAAGCAAAATATATAATTGAAGATTCTGAAGCACAAGTTGTTTTTGTTGGAGAACAAGAGCAGTACAATCGTGCAATGGATTTAATTAAGACGGTTCCGCACGTAAAAATGGTAGTTGCTTTCGATAAAAATATAGTTTTATCCGATTTAGAAAGGTCTATGCATTGGGATGAATTCTTGATTTACGGAAAGAATTCTTTGATGGGACATCAGTTCGAAGATCGATTTGCAAGAGCTGAATTAGATGATCTTGCAACTCTAATTTATACTTCAGGTACTACAGGTGAGCCAAAAGGAGTGATGATTGATCACAATAACATTTCAAGTGTATTGGTTTCACATGATGCGGAGTTAAATGTATCTGATAAAGATATTTCTCTTAGTTTCTTGCCTTTAAGCCATGTTTATGAACGAATTTGGTGTTTCTACTGTTTTCACCGCGGAATAGAGATTTATTTCAATCTTGATCCTAAAAAAATTGGGGATGCAATGAAAGAGGTAAAACCGACTCTAATGTGCACGGTTCCTCGAATTTACGAGAAGATTTATGCGGCCATTCAGTCGAAAAGTAAAGATGCTTCATCTGTGAAGAGATCTTTGATGAATTGGGCGATTAAAATTGGAAAGAAACACAATAATGAATACCTCCGGTTTGAGAAGAAGGTTCCTTCTGTATTAGCACTAAAGTATAAGATTGCCGATAAATTAGTTCTGAGCAAACTTCGTGACATATTTGGTGGAAGAATTAAATTTATGCCATGTGGTGGAGCACCCTTGGACTCTACTATTATTGAATATTTTCACGCCACAGGTTTAAATGTGAAAATGGGGTATGGCTTAACAGAAACCATGGCAACAGTTTGTTTGTATGGTGATAAGTATATTGATTTTAACACAACTGGTCGTATAATTGTTGGAACTGACATTAAGGTTGGTGATAACGATGAAATTTTAGTAAAAGGCCCAGGTGTTATGCGGGGATATTACAAGAAGCCTGAAGCGACTGCCGAGGTGATGAAGGATGGTTGGTTTTGCACTGGTGATGCAGGTCAAATTGATGAGAATGGTACCGTGACTATAACAGATCGGATTAAAGATTTGATGAAAACTTCGGGGGGGAAATACATTGCTCCGCAAAAGTTGGAAAAAACCTTGGTTAACGATCAGTTTATTGAGCAGATAGCTGTGATTGGGGATTGCCGAAAATACGTAACTGCTTTGGCAGTGCCCGCAATGGAGCCTCTGCAAAAATATGCATTGCAGAATAATATTGGATTTGATACAATTGAAGAGTTACTTGGCAATTCTCAAATTATTGAGTTTTTTGAAAAGCGTTTTGAGGAAATGCAGAAAGAATTTTCTCGTTTCGAGCAGATTAAAAAATTCACCCTTTTACCGAAAGAATTTTCGATTGAGGCGGGAGAAATAACTTCAACTTTGAAATTAAAACGAAAAGTAATTCAGGAAAAATACAAACACCTTATTGATAAGATGTATAAAGAATAA
- a CDS encoding class I SAM-dependent methyltransferase, with amino-acid sequence MTIISSQGLLDLSLLENITKKPELFAKDDGNFWQDPYISEHLLNAHLDDDSDQGSRKYQDIIQSVLWLSEYLKLPEDSKLLDLGCGPGLYCENFYGQGYAVTGIDFSQSSIDYAKEQSEEFKYRIKYVCQDYMEMDYKEEFDVITLIYGDLCVLSHADRTLLLQKVKKALKPRGYLIFDVFTKHYFENEEPEQSWYISEEDGFWSEEEHLLLQSHFKYKKDKVRLDKYTLILKNGEVKTHNLWKHYFSLERTISMMKESGFNVKEYWSDLQGKPFEENSPWIGMVAQKT; translated from the coding sequence ATGACTATAATTTCTTCACAGGGATTGCTTGATTTATCCCTTCTTGAAAACATTACCAAGAAACCGGAGTTATTTGCTAAAGATGATGGAAATTTCTGGCAAGATCCATACATTTCAGAGCATTTATTAAATGCTCATCTTGATGATGACTCAGACCAAGGGTCTCGAAAATACCAGGACATAATTCAATCCGTCCTTTGGTTATCGGAATACCTAAAACTCCCGGAAGACAGTAAATTACTGGATTTAGGTTGTGGACCTGGTTTATATTGTGAAAATTTCTACGGACAAGGATATGCCGTAACAGGAATTGATTTCTCGCAAAGTTCTATTGATTATGCCAAAGAACAATCTGAAGAATTTAAATATCGTATTAAATACGTCTGCCAAGACTATATGGAAATGGATTACAAAGAGGAATTCGATGTAATTACCCTTATTTATGGCGATTTATGCGTGTTATCTCATGCCGACAGAACTTTACTTCTGCAAAAAGTAAAGAAAGCATTAAAGCCCAGAGGTTATTTAATTTTCGATGTATTTACAAAGCATTATTTCGAAAATGAAGAACCAGAGCAATCGTGGTACATTAGCGAAGAAGATGGATTCTGGAGTGAAGAAGAACACTTGTTGTTGCAATCTCATTTTAAATACAAAAAAGATAAGGTTCGACTGGATAAATACACCCTGATTTTAAAAAATGGGGAAGTTAAAACCCATAACCTTTGGAAACACTATTTTTCATTAGAGCGCACCATTTCTATGATGAAGGAAAGTGGATTTAATGTGAAGGAGTATTGGTCAGATCTGCAAGGAAAACCATTCGAGGAAAACAGTCCTTGGATTGGAATGGTAGCACAAAAAACGTAA
- a CDS encoding EI24 domain-containing protein: MKFFKDFSFGLRVYTEAIQYIFRKRLAWFFLFPILLNVILFWVGWDYIGDLAQQSQTYLEGWLDLKNADFWGSGFLKATIGGFIWVVFKILFFLIFAYTGGYIIIILMSPVFSYLSERTEKIKTGNDYPFEVKQFLKDIMRGVFIAVRNLIIELVLTVLMFILSFIPIIGWAAALFLFFISAYFYGFSFLDYAIERKKMSIKQSILFMRENKGIVIANGFIFSLCLIVPFCGVSISSFAAIISVVAGTLAVNEIWDENK, encoded by the coding sequence ATGAAATTCTTTAAAGATTTTAGCTTCGGATTGCGAGTTTATACCGAAGCCATTCAATATATATTTAGAAAACGATTGGCTTGGTTTTTCTTATTCCCAATTCTTCTCAACGTTATTTTATTTTGGGTTGGGTGGGATTATATTGGCGATTTGGCTCAACAATCGCAAACTTACCTGGAAGGATGGTTAGATTTAAAAAATGCTGACTTCTGGGGTTCTGGTTTCTTAAAAGCTACAATTGGCGGATTTATTTGGGTGGTGTTTAAGATCCTGTTTTTCCTTATATTCGCTTACACTGGAGGTTATATCATCATCATTCTTATGTCGCCTGTATTCTCCTATTTATCGGAACGAACTGAAAAAATAAAAACAGGAAATGACTATCCGTTTGAAGTAAAACAGTTTCTAAAAGATATTATGCGTGGCGTTTTTATAGCAGTTCGAAATTTAATTATCGAACTCGTATTAACTGTGCTCATGTTTATTCTAAGCTTTATTCCAATTATTGGTTGGGCTGCAGCATTATTTTTATTTTTCATTTCGGCATATTTCTACGGATTTTCTTTTCTCGATTATGCAATTGAACGAAAGAAAATGAGCATTAAACAAAGTATTCTGTTTATGAGAGAAAACAAAGGAATTGTCATTGCCAATGGTTTTATTTTTTCTCTTTGCCTTATTGTTCCCTTTTGTGGTGTGTCTATTTCCAGTTTCGCAGCCATAATTTCTGTTGTTGCAGGAACTTTAGCGGTAAATGAAATTTGGGATGAAAATAAATAA
- the purB gene encoding adenylosuccinate lyase, which produces MQSLTAISPIDGRYRDKVDVLGEYFSEYALVRYRVLVEVEYFIALCEIPLPQLKDFDKNLFDDLRSLYIDFSIEDAQKVKEIESVTNHDVKAVEYFLKEKFDTLNLQKYKEFIHFGLTSQDINNTATPYSLRDAVHDVYYPLLDELIDKLESLANDWKDISLLARTHGQPASPTRLGKEVMVYVYRLKTQLDLLKSVPCSAKFGGATGNFNAHHVAYPKIDWKAFGNKFVNEYLKLEREEYTTQISNYDNMAAIFDNFKRINTILIDMNRDFWTYISMNYFKQRIKEGEVGSSAMPHKVNPIDFENSEGNLGLANATFEHLSAKLPISRLQRDLTDSTVLRNIGVPFAHSIIAFKSVLKGLDKLILSPDAFKADLEANWAVVAEAIQTILRREAYPNPYEALKALTRTNTSVTKSSIAEFIDTLEISDSLKAELKAITPLNYTGI; this is translated from the coding sequence ATGCAGAGTTTGACAGCAATTTCGCCGATTGATGGACGTTACCGTGATAAGGTAGACGTTCTGGGAGAGTATTTTTCGGAATATGCTTTGGTGCGATACAGAGTTTTAGTAGAAGTTGAATATTTTATCGCTTTATGCGAAATTCCTCTTCCTCAATTAAAAGATTTCGATAAAAATCTATTTGATGATTTACGCAGTTTGTACATCGATTTCTCAATTGAAGATGCGCAAAAGGTTAAAGAAATTGAAAGCGTAACAAATCACGATGTTAAGGCAGTTGAGTACTTTCTTAAGGAAAAATTTGATACTTTAAATCTTCAGAAATATAAAGAATTCATCCATTTTGGATTGACTTCTCAGGATATCAATAATACAGCAACTCCGTACTCTTTAAGAGATGCGGTACATGATGTTTACTATCCGCTTTTAGACGAATTAATCGATAAACTTGAAAGCTTAGCAAACGACTGGAAAGATATTTCTTTGCTTGCCCGTACTCACGGACAACCAGCTTCACCTACTCGTTTGGGTAAAGAAGTAATGGTTTATGTGTATCGTTTGAAGACACAGTTGGATCTTTTGAAATCGGTTCCCTGCTCTGCGAAGTTTGGAGGCGCTACTGGTAACTTTAATGCACACCACGTAGCTTATCCAAAAATTGATTGGAAAGCTTTCGGAAACAAATTTGTGAATGAGTATCTGAAATTGGAGCGTGAAGAATACACAACTCAAATTTCAAACTACGATAATATGGCTGCGATCTTTGATAATTTCAAACGCATCAATACTATCTTAATTGATATGAACCGTGATTTTTGGACTTATATTTCCATGAATTACTTCAAGCAAAGAATTAAAGAAGGAGAAGTTGGTTCGTCGGCTATGCCACATAAGGTGAACCCTATCGATTTCGAAAATTCAGAAGGTAACTTAGGATTAGCAAACGCAACTTTTGAGCACTTATCAGCAAAATTACCTATCTCTCGTTTACAACGCGATCTTACCGATTCAACTGTATTGAGAAATATAGGTGTTCCTTTTGCTCACTCAATTATTGCATTTAAATCTGTATTAAAAGGTTTAGATAAGTTGATTCTTTCTCCTGATGCTTTTAAAGCAGATTTAGAAGCTAACTGGGCTGTGGTTGCGGAAGCAATTCAGACAATTTTACGTAGAGAAGCTTATCCAAACCCATACGAGGCATTGAAAGCTTTAACCCGTACAAACACTTCAGTAACTAAAAGCAGCATTGCTGAGTTTATTGATACACTTGAGATAAGTGATAGTTTAAAGGCTGAATTAAAGGCGATTACTCCTTTGAATTATACCGGAATCTAA
- a CDS encoding ABC transporter ATP-binding protein, whose protein sequence is MKDFIKILKRFLPPYKGDLIMSFVYNLLAAIFGVFSFAMMQPVLEILFSIAKPVAELVPWEFTLDSIKSNFYYYTSQVKLDYGEDSALIFVGVFLVIAVFLKVGFTYLGSYHTVGLRNGVVRDMRNMIYDKIVSLPIPFFTEEKKGDIIARSTGDVQEVENSVMNSLDMFIKNPIIIIVSLAAMIIMSPQLTLFSFILLPIAGFIIGQIGKSLKKTSRLGQNKMGDLLSTIEETLSGLRIIKAFTAEDKVTEKFSAENNDYRRIMNSLMRRRVLAHPVSELLGTIVIVIVLWYGGRLILNGEGNLNGASFMVYLVLFYSIINPAKAFSKAFFSIQKGLAAMERIDQILGAESTIVDKPNAKQVNRFENAIEYRNVSFSYNGEKKILKNINLEIPKGKTVALVGQSGSGKTTFVDLLPRFYDVKEGGIFVDGEDIRDYKMADLRNLMGNVNQESILFNDTIFNNIAFGVENASLEDVEAAAKIANAHDFITATEDGYYTNIGDRGGKLSGGQRQRLSIARAVLKNPPIMILDEATSALDTESERLVQDALDKLMQNRTSVVIAHRLSTVKNADLICVFHEGEIVERGQHDELIQKGGAYKKLYDMQLL, encoded by the coding sequence ATGAAAGATTTTATTAAGATTTTGAAACGATTCTTGCCTCCTTATAAAGGAGATTTAATAATGAGTTTCGTTTATAACCTGTTAGCAGCAATCTTCGGAGTATTCTCTTTTGCGATGATGCAACCGGTTTTAGAAATCCTGTTTAGTATCGCAAAGCCAGTAGCAGAACTTGTGCCATGGGAATTTACACTAGATTCAATTAAGAGCAATTTTTACTATTATACATCTCAAGTAAAGTTAGATTATGGCGAAGATTCAGCTCTTATATTTGTTGGTGTTTTTCTAGTGATTGCCGTATTTCTAAAAGTAGGGTTTACATATCTTGGATCATATCATACTGTAGGTTTAAGAAATGGTGTAGTTCGTGATATGCGAAATATGATCTACGATAAGATCGTGAGTTTGCCTATTCCTTTTTTTACAGAAGAAAAGAAAGGTGATATTATTGCACGTTCTACGGGTGATGTTCAGGAGGTTGAGAACTCGGTGATGAATTCATTGGATATGTTCATCAAGAACCCGATTATAATTATTGTATCCTTGGCGGCAATGATTATCATGAGTCCTCAATTGACGCTTTTTAGTTTTATTCTTTTGCCTATTGCAGGCTTTATCATTGGACAAATAGGGAAAAGTCTGAAAAAAACATCTCGTTTGGGACAAAACAAAATGGGCGATCTTTTATCTACCATTGAAGAAACCCTTTCTGGGCTTCGTATCATAAAAGCCTTTACGGCTGAGGATAAAGTAACAGAAAAATTTTCCGCAGAAAATAACGATTACCGACGTATTATGAACAGTTTGATGCGGAGAAGGGTTTTAGCTCATCCTGTTAGTGAATTGCTAGGAACCATCGTTATTGTTATTGTATTATGGTATGGTGGGCGTTTAATCTTAAATGGAGAAGGAAATCTTAATGGAGCCAGTTTCATGGTTTACTTGGTGTTATTTTACTCGATAATAAATCCAGCAAAAGCATTTTCGAAAGCTTTCTTTAGTATTCAAAAGGGTTTGGCTGCTATGGAGCGTATCGATCAGATTTTAGGGGCTGAGTCTACAATCGTTGATAAACCAAATGCAAAACAAGTAAATCGTTTTGAAAATGCGATTGAATATAGAAATGTAAGTTTCTCGTACAATGGAGAGAAAAAAATTCTGAAAAATATAAATCTTGAGATTCCAAAGGGAAAAACTGTTGCCTTGGTTGGCCAATCGGGTTCAGGTAAAACCACTTTCGTAGATTTATTACCTAGATTCTATGATGTGAAAGAAGGTGGAATATTTGTTGATGGCGAGGATATTAGAGATTATAAAATGGCTGATTTGAGAAACTTGATGGGTAATGTAAATCAGGAGTCCATTCTGTTTAATGATACTATTTTCAACAATATTGCTTTTGGTGTAGAAAATGCCAGCTTGGAAGATGTTGAAGCAGCAGCTAAAATTGCTAATGCTCATGATTTTATTACCGCAACAGAAGATGGGTATTATACCAATATTGGAGACCGTGGAGGCAAGCTTTCCGGTGGTCAGCGTCAGAGGTTGAGTATTGCAAGAGCGGTTCTTAAAAACCCTCCAATTATGATTTTGGATGAAGCAACTTCGGCTTTGGATACTGAATCGGAGCGTTTGGTGCAGGATGCTTTGGATAAGCTGATGCAGAACCGTACTTCGGTTGTTATTGCTCACCGCTTATCTACAGTTAAAAATGCCGATTTAATTTGTGTTTTCCACGAAGGTGAAATTGTTGAAAGAGGACAGCACGATGAGTTGATTCAAAAAGGTGGCGCTTATAAAAAATTGTATGACATGCAGCTACTGTAG
- a CDS encoding (4Fe-4S)-binding protein — MKNIKKEYSNGVVTVVYEPDLCIHSEVCFKGLPDVFQPGTQPWVKAEGATTEEIIRQVQKCPSRALSFYMNGPVDDSEKGPAKAIETGHKVEVFKDGPIMMEGPITLIGSDGRREVVENSCYFCRCGASKNKPFCDGSHKDIGFKE, encoded by the coding sequence ATGAAGAACATAAAAAAAGAATACTCAAATGGAGTTGTTACAGTAGTGTACGAACCAGATTTATGTATTCACTCTGAAGTTTGCTTTAAAGGCTTACCTGATGTGTTTCAGCCTGGAACACAACCTTGGGTTAAAGCGGAAGGAGCTACCACTGAAGAGATCATTAGACAAGTGCAAAAATGCCCATCAAGAGCATTGTCTTTTTATATGAATGGTCCTGTAGATGATAGTGAGAAGGGCCCAGCAAAAGCGATCGAGACTGGACATAAAGTAGAAGTTTTTAAAGATGGTCCCATTATGATGGAAGGCCCAATAACTCTTATCGGTTCTGATGGTCGCAGGGAAGTTGTTGAAAATTCATGTTATTTTTGTCGGTGTGGTGCCTCTAAAAACAAACCATTTTGCGATGGTTCCCACAAAGACATTGGATTTAAAGAATAA
- a CDS encoding DUF4249 domain-containing protein encodes MKYILYISILISVAACTEEIDVKLDDGETRLSVEAKVTSDLKKHFVKLKESSDVFYSEEAIAVSNATITVNDGSNIYEYTEREPGYYESNVEFAGQEGKTYSLSIGNVDIDKDGTIEDYLASSTMKPPYAVDSVKLHFDPDHETRGDEEDKGEFWLLSLYMKDNIETEDYYGFASQINDVLVHDTITELLVQKDTYFNGVLTKGVDVGEFNQSKPDERLNNLDKITLETYAITKDYYDFVSQLQEMDEGQSMFSGTPGNIITNISNNAVGFFAVYSISRTTTTVNF; translated from the coding sequence ATGAAATACATATTATATATAAGCATTTTAATATCTGTAGCAGCCTGTACTGAAGAAATAGATGTGAAGTTAGATGATGGAGAAACACGCTTGTCTGTTGAAGCGAAAGTTACGTCAGATTTAAAGAAACACTTTGTAAAATTGAAAGAATCGAGCGATGTGTTTTATTCCGAAGAAGCTATTGCAGTCAGCAATGCGACCATAACCGTAAATGATGGCAGCAACATTTATGAATATACCGAAAGGGAACCAGGTTATTACGAAAGTAATGTTGAGTTTGCTGGGCAAGAGGGGAAAACTTATTCCTTGTCGATTGGTAATGTTGATATCGATAAAGATGGGACCATTGAAGACTATTTAGCGAGTTCTACAATGAAGCCGCCTTATGCTGTTGATTCGGTAAAGCTACATTTCGATCCAGATCATGAAACACGTGGTGACGAGGAGGATAAAGGTGAATTTTGGTTGCTATCTCTTTACATGAAAGACAATATTGAGACTGAGGATTATTACGGATTTGCAAGTCAGATTAATGATGTATTGGTTCATGATACGATCACTGAACTCTTGGTTCAAAAAGATACCTATTTTAATGGAGTACTAACCAAAGGAGTAGATGTAGGAGAGTTTAATCAATCGAAACCTGATGAAAGACTTAACAATCTCGATAAAATAACTTTAGAAACCTACGCGATAACAAAGGATTATTATGATTTTGTAAGCCAGTTACAGGAAATGGATGAAGGTCAATCCATGTTTTCAGGCACTCCAGGGAATATCATAACAAATATTTCGAATAACGCAGTTGGCTTTTTCGCAGTATACTCCATAAGCAGAACTACAACTACCGTTAATTTTTAA
- a CDS encoding TonB-dependent receptor — translation MKHIILTLSCMFMLLGNTTLLSQNRISSIIKTENSSYTFNELMNLIKSQSGYNYTYPTDSELSQKLIHLGKKEYALDLLLDKISLQLQVKYRIIGKQISFKLIPKKTVTISGYIRDKKTGEDLIGASCYITELKQGTVANSYGFYSLSIPSGYYTVSYSFMGTKTQTKVAEITEDQNTNIELGPDNLQIKEVIVRADGGSQNVERAEMSVIKLPISTIKRLPALMGEIDLIKTVQMLPGVKPASEGSTGFSVRGGNPDQNLLLLDEAPVYNAAHLLGFFSIFNGDALSDLKLYKGDIPASVGGRLSSLLDIRMKNGNTKKFSGNGGIGTVSSRLTLEGPIGKNEKTSFLLSGRRSYADLFLKLSSNEDVNDNTVYFYDVNAKINHRFNDKNRLFISSYTGKDKFESKDNGLNFGNQTATIRWNHLFSNKLFLNTTLLYSKYYYELSNKLGTDAFKWESNLEDYSTKLDFNYFLNLNNTIKFGGIVTYHQFEPGHAYGLGEQSLFTDYKVNESNALESGLYASNEQKIGDRLTLKYGLRFSMFNNVGEGTVYNIDDNYNIDGSTTYKKGDVFNTYTNFEPRLGLKYTLSPVSSVKASYTRTAQYMQLTQNSTGGMPLDVWFPSSPNVKPQKSDQFALGYFRNFSDNIIEMSLEGYYKKLQNTIDFKDFADLLLNKELEAELRFGSAKAYGFEFMTNLNFNRLQGWFGYTWSRTKRTIKGINNGNSYRSPYDVPHDFKAILSYQLTKRTTISANFKYSTGAPVTYPVGRTEYQGAFIKVYSERNSYRLPDNHRLDLALTVKGKKKPNQKWEGEWNFSLYNAYGRKNPWYISFVQDEDNPNVMKAEKTYLFTFVPSVTYNFKF, via the coding sequence ATGAAGCACATCATTCTTACCCTTAGTTGCATGTTTATGCTGCTTGGGAATACAACTCTATTGTCGCAAAATAGAATAAGCAGCATTATAAAAACAGAAAATAGCTCCTACACGTTTAATGAATTAATGAATCTGATTAAGTCACAATCCGGATACAATTACACGTACCCAACAGATAGTGAATTAAGTCAAAAATTGATTCATCTTGGTAAAAAAGAATATGCACTGGATCTGCTGTTAGACAAAATTTCTCTTCAGTTACAAGTAAAATACAGGATAATTGGAAAACAGATCTCTTTTAAGCTTATTCCAAAAAAAACAGTCACCATAAGTGGATATATTCGTGATAAAAAAACAGGAGAAGACTTAATTGGTGCCTCTTGCTATATTACTGAATTGAAACAAGGCACCGTTGCTAATTCATATGGGTTTTACTCTTTAAGCATTCCATCGGGTTATTATACCGTGAGTTATTCATTTATGGGAACAAAAACCCAAACTAAAGTCGCTGAAATAACTGAAGATCAAAATACAAACATTGAATTAGGACCAGATAACTTACAAATAAAAGAAGTAATTGTAAGAGCCGATGGAGGAAGCCAAAATGTAGAGCGAGCTGAGATGAGTGTAATAAAGCTACCCATTTCTACCATAAAAAGACTTCCTGCCTTAATGGGAGAAATCGATTTAATTAAAACCGTTCAAATGCTACCAGGAGTTAAACCTGCCTCTGAAGGTTCAACAGGTTTTAGCGTGCGTGGTGGAAACCCAGACCAGAATTTATTGCTGTTAGATGAAGCCCCTGTATATAATGCGGCTCACCTTTTAGGTTTCTTTTCAATTTTTAATGGAGATGCTTTGAGCGATCTAAAACTCTATAAAGGTGACATTCCTGCTAGTGTTGGGGGAAGGTTGTCTTCTTTGTTAGATATCCGCATGAAAAATGGAAATACTAAGAAGTTCTCTGGGAATGGTGGTATTGGTACCGTTTCGTCTCGCTTAACGCTAGAAGGTCCTATTGGAAAAAATGAGAAAACCTCCTTTCTTTTATCAGGAAGAAGAAGCTATGCAGACCTGTTCTTAAAACTTTCATCAAATGAAGATGTTAATGACAATACGGTTTATTTCTATGATGTAAATGCAAAAATCAATCACCGCTTTAATGACAAAAACAGACTTTTTATATCAAGCTATACGGGAAAGGATAAGTTTGAAAGCAAGGACAATGGACTGAATTTTGGTAACCAGACAGCAACCATACGATGGAATCACTTATTTTCAAATAAGCTGTTCTTAAATACCACACTACTGTATAGTAAGTACTATTATGAACTCTCAAACAAATTGGGTACAGATGCTTTTAAATGGGAATCGAACCTAGAAGATTATTCAACCAAACTAGATTTCAATTACTTTTTAAATTTGAACAATACGATAAAATTTGGGGGAATCGTAACCTACCATCAATTTGAACCAGGACATGCGTATGGATTGGGAGAGCAATCTCTTTTTACTGATTATAAAGTTAACGAATCTAATGCTTTAGAATCTGGACTATACGCTTCTAACGAGCAAAAGATTGGTGATCGTTTAACGCTTAAATACGGCCTGCGTTTTTCAATGTTCAATAATGTTGGTGAAGGAACCGTATATAATATCGATGATAATTATAATATTGATGGTTCAACAACTTATAAAAAAGGGGATGTTTTTAATACCTATACAAATTTTGAACCTCGACTTGGCTTAAAATATACGCTGAGTCCGGTTTCATCTGTGAAAGCTAGTTATACAAGAACAGCTCAATACATGCAACTCACACAAAATTCAACAGGAGGTATGCCTTTGGATGTTTGGTTTCCATCCTCTCCTAATGTGAAACCACAAAAATCAGATCAGTTTGCTCTAGGCTATTTCCGGAACTTTAGCGATAATATCATTGAAATGTCTTTGGAAGGCTATTATAAAAAATTGCAAAACACTATCGATTTTAAGGATTTTGCTGATTTATTGCTAAATAAGGAGCTGGAAGCTGAATTGAGATTTGGATCTGCTAAAGCTTATGGGTTTGAATTCATGACAAACTTGAATTTTAACCGCCTACAAGGATGGTTTGGTTATACCTGGTCTCGAACAAAAAGAACAATAAAAGGAATCAACAATGGAAACTCGTATCGTTCTCCTTACGATGTTCCTCACGACTTTAAAGCTATCTTAAGCTATCAATTAACGAAACGAACAACCATTTCAGCTAACTTTAAATACTCAACAGGGGCACCAGTAACTTATCCTGTGGGAAGAACGGAATATCAAGGAGCATTTATTAAAGTCTATTCAGAAAGAAACTCTTATAGATTGCCAGATAACCATCGTTTGGATTTAGCTTTAACCGTAAAAGGGAAAAAGAAACCCAATCAAAAATGGGAAGGTGAATGGAATTTTTCTTTATACAATGCTTACGGACGAAAAAATCCATGGTATATAAGTTTTGTACAAGATGAAGATAATCCTAATGTAATGAAAGCCGAGAAAACCTATCTGTTTACCTTTGTTCCTTCAGTAACCTATAACTTTAAATTCTAA